From the genome of Gracilibacillus salitolerans, one region includes:
- a CDS encoding DivIVA domain-containing protein has product MPLTPLDIHNKEFARGFRGYDEDDVNEFLDQVIKDYETVIREKKDLKEKVDQLNEKISHFSNIESTLNKSILVAQETAEEVKENAKKESKLIIKEAEKNADRIINEALHKSRTIALEVEELKKQAKVFRTRLKMLVEAQLDLVENNDWDGLFEMDLENEEDEVEKEESNQY; this is encoded by the coding sequence GTGCCTTTAACACCGCTCGATATTCATAACAAGGAATTTGCTAGAGGTTTTCGGGGTTATGATGAAGATGATGTAAATGAATTTCTTGATCAAGTGATTAAAGATTATGAAACGGTTATCCGTGAAAAAAAAGATTTGAAAGAAAAAGTGGATCAATTAAATGAGAAGATTAGCCATTTCTCCAATATTGAATCTACTTTGAACAAGTCAATTCTGGTTGCACAGGAGACTGCAGAAGAAGTAAAAGAAAATGCCAAAAAAGAATCTAAATTAATCATAAAAGAAGCAGAAAAAAATGCGGATCGTATAATTAATGAAGCTCTCCATAAATCAAGAACTATCGCATTAGAAGTAGAAGAATTAAAGAAACAAGCTAAAGTATTCCGTACCAGATTGAAAATGTTAGTAGAAGCTCAACTTGATTTGGTAGAAAATAATGATTGGGATGGATTATTTGAGATGGACCTTGAAAACGAAGAAGATGAAGTTGAAAAAGAAGAGTCCAATCAATATTAA
- the ileS gene encoding isoleucine--tRNA ligase: MEYKKTLKMPQTKFPMRGNLPNKEPKMQEEWDEEKLYEKVQQRTEGRPLFVLHDGPPYANGDIHMGHALNKVLKDFIVKYKSMAGFHAPYVPGWDTHGLPIEQALAKKKVNRKKMTIAEFRQKCAEYALKQIDNQRNQFKQLGVRGDWDNPYITLNKSYEAAQIKVFGEMAKKGYIYKGLKPVYWSPSSESALAEAEIEYQDKRSASIYVAFDVKDGKDLLDGDEKFIIWTTTPWTIPANLAISVHPDLEYAVVKAAGEKYIVAHDMLNNLKETLEWEEAEVVNTFKGQEAEKVVAQHPFYDRESLVILGEHVTTESGTGLVHTAPGHGEDDFIIGKQYGLDVLCPVDEKGYFTDEAPGFEGLFYDAANKQVTEKLEENNALLKLNFITHSYPHDWRTKKPTIFRATNQWFASIKDFREDILAEINRINWLPRWGETRLFNMVRDREDWCISRQRTWGVPIPVFYGEDKTPIINDETISYVAKLFEEHGSNIWFEWDTKDLLPEGFTSEYSPNGEFTKETDIMDVWFDSGSSHEGVLEGRENLQRPADVYLEGSDQYRGWFNSSISTAVAVTGKSPYETVISHGFALDGQGRKMSKSVGNVVVPSKIMKQYGADILRLWVASVDYQADVRISDEIIKQTSEGYRKIRNTFRFLLGNLADYTLENRVAEEQLEEIDRYMLYRLQQVIDKSRKAYDEFDFSTVYQTIHHFCTIDLSSFYLDFAKDILYIEAEDNHRRRSIQTVYHEIITSLVKLLTPILTHTMEEVWSYIPGVEVESPQLTDMPEAKEIKDQEQLAAKWSQFMDVRDDILKALEEARAEKVIGKSLEATVTIKANSEDVATLLAEVPYLHQLLIVSHVELVEELAGGKTFEHVTLKIRKHEGETCERCWVISDTVGEDNDHSTLCTRCATVVKENYADLAE, translated from the coding sequence GTGGAATATAAAAAAACATTAAAAATGCCACAAACGAAATTCCCGATGCGTGGTAATTTACCTAACAAAGAACCGAAAATGCAAGAAGAATGGGATGAAGAAAAACTGTATGAAAAAGTCCAACAACGAACAGAGGGAAGACCGTTGTTCGTTTTACATGATGGACCTCCTTATGCCAATGGAGACATCCATATGGGGCATGCGCTAAACAAAGTATTAAAGGATTTTATTGTCAAATATAAATCAATGGCAGGGTTCCATGCACCATATGTACCAGGCTGGGATACACACGGCCTTCCAATCGAGCAAGCACTTGCTAAAAAGAAGGTTAACCGCAAAAAAATGACCATTGCAGAATTCAGACAAAAATGTGCTGAATATGCGTTAAAACAAATTGATAATCAACGAAACCAGTTTAAACAGTTAGGTGTCAGAGGAGACTGGGATAATCCATATATCACATTAAACAAGTCTTATGAAGCAGCACAAATTAAAGTATTCGGAGAAATGGCCAAGAAAGGTTATATCTATAAAGGGTTAAAGCCTGTTTACTGGTCCCCGTCATCCGAGTCTGCCTTAGCTGAAGCAGAAATTGAGTATCAAGATAAGCGCTCAGCGTCTATCTATGTAGCGTTTGATGTTAAAGATGGTAAAGATTTATTAGATGGCGACGAAAAATTCATTATCTGGACAACGACACCTTGGACAATCCCAGCGAACTTAGCTATTTCGGTTCATCCGGATCTTGAATATGCTGTTGTTAAAGCAGCAGGAGAAAAATATATTGTTGCACACGATATGTTAAATAATTTAAAAGAGACGCTTGAGTGGGAAGAAGCAGAAGTAGTTAACACATTTAAGGGTCAGGAAGCTGAAAAAGTAGTAGCACAGCATCCTTTCTATGATCGTGAATCATTAGTTATTTTAGGTGAGCACGTAACTACAGAAAGTGGTACAGGACTTGTTCATACTGCACCAGGTCACGGGGAAGATGACTTTATCATCGGTAAGCAATATGGTTTAGATGTGTTGTGCCCAGTTGATGAAAAAGGGTATTTCACAGATGAAGCACCAGGATTTGAGGGCTTATTCTATGACGCAGCCAACAAGCAAGTAACAGAAAAACTAGAAGAAAATAATGCGCTGTTAAAACTTAACTTTATTACACACTCCTACCCACATGATTGGCGTACGAAAAAACCAACGATTTTCCGTGCGACTAATCAGTGGTTTGCATCCATTAAAGATTTCCGTGAAGATATCTTAGCGGAAATTAACCGGATTAACTGGTTGCCAAGATGGGGCGAGACAAGACTGTTTAATATGGTTCGTGATCGGGAAGACTGGTGTATCTCAAGACAACGTACGTGGGGTGTGCCAATTCCGGTATTTTATGGTGAAGATAAAACGCCAATCATCAATGATGAAACTATTTCTTATGTTGCAAAATTATTTGAAGAGCATGGTTCTAATATCTGGTTTGAGTGGGATACGAAAGATTTGCTTCCAGAAGGATTCACATCTGAATACAGTCCAAACGGAGAGTTTACGAAAGAAACAGACATCATGGACGTATGGTTCGATTCCGGAAGTTCTCATGAAGGCGTCTTGGAAGGAAGAGAAAATTTACAACGACCAGCAGATGTTTATTTAGAAGGTTCTGACCAATATCGTGGCTGGTTTAACTCTTCCATTTCAACAGCCGTTGCGGTTACAGGTAAATCTCCTTATGAAACGGTAATCAGTCATGGTTTTGCTTTAGATGGCCAAGGACGCAAAATGAGTAAATCTGTTGGAAACGTAGTTGTTCCGTCTAAAATCATGAAACAATATGGTGCAGATATCTTGCGTTTATGGGTAGCTTCTGTTGATTATCAAGCTGATGTCCGTATTTCAGATGAAATTATCAAACAAACATCAGAAGGATATCGTAAAATCCGTAATACCTTCCGTTTCTTATTAGGTAACTTAGCTGATTACACGCTAGAAAATCGTGTAGCAGAAGAACAGTTGGAAGAAATCGACCGTTACATGTTATACCGTCTGCAACAAGTGATTGACAAGTCACGCAAAGCGTATGACGAATTTGATTTCTCAACGGTATATCAAACCATTCACCATTTCTGTACGATTGACTTAAGCTCATTCTATTTAGATTTTGCGAAAGATATTCTATATATTGAGGCAGAGGATAATCATAGAAGACGCAGCATTCAAACAGTCTATCATGAAATTATCACTTCCTTGGTGAAATTATTAACACCGATTTTAACTCATACAATGGAAGAAGTGTGGAGTTACATCCCTGGTGTGGAAGTAGAAAGTCCACAACTAACAGATATGCCAGAGGCAAAAGAAATCAAAGACCAGGAACAATTAGCTGCTAAATGGTCACAGTTTATGGATGTACGTGATGATATTCTAAAAGCATTAGAAGAAGCACGTGCAGAAAAAGTAATCGGTAAGTCTTTGGAAGCTACCGTAACAATTAAAGCAAACAGTGAGGATGTAGCTACATTACTAGCAGAAGTACCATATCTACATCAGTTATTAATTGTCTCACACGTTGAATTGGTAGAGGAACTAGCAGGTGGTAAAACGTTTGAACATGTTACACTGAAAATCAGAAAGCATGAAGGGGAAACCTGTGAAAGATGCTGGGTGATTTCAGATACTGTAGGTGAAGATAATGATCATTCGACATTATGTACACGTTGTGCAACGGTAGTAAAGGAAAACTATGCTGATTTAGCAGAATAA
- the lspA gene encoding signal peptidase II: MWRVYVIALAVVMIDQLTKWLVVTNMEIGERITVIESFFYLTSHRNSGAAWGILQGQMVFFYIITVVVVAFIVFYIQKFAKESKWLGIALAFVLGGAIGNFIDRLFRKEVVDFFDVYIGTYDFPIFNIADSSLVVGVIVIFIYTFLDERNKKRSNQK; the protein is encoded by the coding sequence ATGTGGCGAGTATATGTAATAGCATTAGCAGTTGTCATGATTGATCAATTAACAAAATGGCTTGTAGTAACAAATATGGAAATTGGAGAACGTATAACAGTTATTGAATCGTTTTTTTATTTAACATCACACAGAAATTCTGGAGCAGCTTGGGGAATACTCCAAGGCCAAATGGTTTTCTTTTACATCATTACCGTAGTCGTAGTTGCCTTTATAGTTTTTTATATCCAGAAGTTTGCTAAGGAGAGTAAATGGCTTGGGATTGCTTTAGCATTTGTTCTAGGCGGAGCGATTGGGAATTTTATTGATCGCCTTTTCCGTAAAGAAGTCGTTGATTTTTTTGATGTGTATATTGGTACATACGATTTTCCGATATTTAATATTGCTGATTCTTCTTTAGTAGTGGGAGTTATTGTAATATTTATCTATACATTCTTAGATGAAAGAAACAAAAAAAGGAGCAACCAGAAATGA
- a CDS encoding RluA family pseudouridine synthase produces the protein MSELSYVVETSDQGIRVDKLLVNITEDYSRSQIKTWFDKHLVLVNGKAVKQNYKCQAEDYIQWQVPEAEPLDVVAKNIPINIVYEDEDILVINKESGMVVHPAAGHQEDTLVNALLYHCDDLSGINGVKRPGIVHRIDKDTSGLLVVAKHDIAHERLAEQLKEKKIKREYKAIVHGDIPHEYGSIDAPVGRSEKIRQLMTVTEKGKDAVTHFEVIERLHGKFTFVKCMLETGRTHQIRVHMKYIGYPLVGDPKYGQRKTIDVDGQALHAYHLSFEHPVKKEQIEFEAPLPEKFETVLENIRKSY, from the coding sequence ATGAGCGAATTATCTTATGTTGTAGAAACGAGTGATCAAGGGATCCGAGTTGATAAATTGTTAGTTAACATTACCGAAGACTATTCCAGATCACAGATTAAAACATGGTTTGATAAACATTTAGTACTTGTAAACGGTAAAGCTGTGAAACAGAACTATAAATGCCAGGCAGAGGATTACATACAATGGCAAGTACCAGAAGCAGAACCGTTAGATGTAGTGGCAAAAAATATACCGATTAATATTGTATATGAAGATGAGGATATACTTGTCATTAATAAAGAGAGTGGAATGGTTGTTCATCCAGCTGCAGGTCATCAGGAAGATACATTAGTCAATGCTTTACTGTACCATTGTGATGATCTATCCGGCATAAATGGTGTGAAAAGACCTGGGATTGTCCATCGGATTGATAAAGACACGAGTGGTTTATTAGTAGTCGCTAAACATGACATTGCACATGAAAGATTAGCAGAACAACTGAAAGAGAAAAAAATCAAGAGAGAATATAAGGCGATTGTGCATGGTGATATTCCACATGAATATGGCTCAATTGATGCTCCGGTAGGACGAAGCGAAAAGATTCGTCAATTAATGACTGTGACGGAGAAAGGCAAAGATGCTGTGACACATTTTGAAGTGATCGAAAGGTTACACGGGAAATTCACGTTTGTGAAATGTATGTTAGAAACGGGTAGAACTCATCAAATTCGTGTGCACATGAAATATATTGGCTATCCATTGGTTGGAGATCCAAAATATGGTCAGCGAAAAACAATAGATGTAGATGGTCAGGCACTTCATGCTTATCATTTAAGTTTTGAACATCCCGTCAAGAAAGAACAGATCGAGTTTGAAGCACCATTACCAGAAAAATTTGAAACAGTATTAGAAAATATCCGAAAAAGTTATTGA
- the pyrR gene encoding bifunctional pyr operon transcriptional regulator/uracil phosphoribosyltransferase PyrR has product MNKKANVLDAAAMRRALTRIAHEILERNKGVEGLMLVGIKTRGVPIAKRLQQRIQDIEGVEVPIGELDITLYRDDLSHVDDQNEPTLNEANLKEQVTGKNVILVDDVLYTGRTVRAAMDAVMDQGRPSQMQLAVLVDRGHRELPIRADFIGKNIPTSQNEIITVELEEIDKKDSVSIYEKE; this is encoded by the coding sequence ATGAATAAAAAGGCAAATGTACTAGATGCAGCAGCAATGAGAAGAGCTCTGACACGAATTGCCCACGAAATTCTCGAACGAAACAAAGGTGTAGAGGGATTAATGCTAGTCGGTATTAAAACAAGAGGAGTTCCAATTGCCAAGCGTCTCCAGCAACGCATTCAAGATATTGAAGGTGTAGAAGTACCAATTGGAGAATTGGATATTACGCTATATCGTGATGATTTATCACATGTCGATGATCAAAATGAACCAACATTAAACGAAGCCAACTTAAAAGAACAAGTAACAGGCAAAAATGTTATTTTAGTAGACGATGTTTTGTACACAGGCAGAACAGTCAGAGCTGCAATGGATGCAGTGATGGATCAAGGAAGACCTTCTCAAATGCAGTTGGCTGTATTAGTAGATCGAGGACATCGGGAACTGCCAATACGTGCAGATTTTATAGGTAAAAACATTCCAACATCACAAAATGAAATTATTACAGTTGAGTTGGAAGAGATCGATAAAAAAGATAGTGTCAGTATTTACGAAAAAGAATAA